The Terriglobia bacterium genome contains the following window.
CCACGCGCCTGACGGCGAGTTCGGGCTTCGTGTCCCGTGATCGAACCCGCGCCATCCGCTCGCTTCGCTGAGATGGAGTGAGCGTGTCCATGCAAGGAATCAACCCGTCCTACCAATCGCGCCAGCCGCCGACGCCGTTCTTTTACGGACGCCCGCTGGACCCGCCCTTGGCAATCCACTGTTGCGTCTGCGGGCTACCGTCCAAGACCGCGAGCCCGATTTTCTTGGCGAGCGAATCCAGTTGTCGCTGTGACGGAGGGTCCGGCAAACCATCCATCAGAAGCGCTTTCTTCTCCATCGCGATCGCGTTGCGCTCGCGAAGCTGTTGCCGACGAACAACCATCACGCCGGGGAATTCACCGGCCTTTGATGGCGGCGTGATGTTGACCACGAAGCTATCCCCATGATGACGCACCTTAGCCACGGGTCCCTCCTGTCCCCGATCAACCAACTCATCCCACCAGCGCAGCCTCGCCAGAGGGATGCCGCGTCGGATCGCTTCATTCTAACGGCGAAGTGTTGACTTTCGACTCAACATTTCCTATCCTGGCACGCAATGACAAAGCTGCCGACGCTCGGGAAACGGATCCGTGAGCTGCGGGTCGCGCGGGAACTTTCGCAGCGCGACCTCGCCGAACGCGTTGCCGCACGACTTAGGAAAGAAGACGGCAGGGGTTTCGATTTCAGTTACCTGAGCAAGATTGAAAACGACCATCTCGTACCTTCGACCACTGCCCTTCTCCAGATCGCCGCTGAATTAGGTACAGACAGCGATGAGCTGCTTGCGCTGGCGGCCAAGGCACCTCCTGATGTCGGCGAGACCCTCAAGAAGAGCCCCGGTGCCCGGGCCTTCTTCCGGTCCGCGACGAACAAGAACCTAAGCGAAGACGAGTGGCAAGACCTCCTGCATCGCCTCGGGAAAAAGTGATGTTCTACCGCAACGAGCAAATTGAAACGCAAGTGGAGAGCAGGCTCACCGAGTACGAACGGCTTACTGGCAGGCCGTTGCCGCTGCCGACTC
Protein-coding sequences here:
- a CDS encoding helix-turn-helix domain-containing protein, which codes for MTKLPTLGKRIRELRVARELSQRDLAERVAARLRKEDGRGFDFSYLSKIENDHLVPSTTALLQIAAELGTDSDELLALAAKAPPDVGETLKKSPGARAFFRSATNKNLSEDEWQDLLHRLGKK